The following are from one region of the Hydrogenophaga sp. BPS33 genome:
- a CDS encoding toll/interleukin-1 receptor domain-containing protein, which yields MNRIFISYRASDGKKDADRLCADLSRLYGEDQVFFDKQDLRGGTSWRSAIMAALGNKPVVLLLFTPDLLGMQHPEGGRRIDHEDDPIRGEILTAHQHGAIVIPLFTEGMTVPSNAELPEPLRFLKEAHALKLRTEDWATDLARIVADLRSHGIAPKRDAADEQDKPKRTMGQRMQRSLMWVGAFFVGLFVLGLLVSAFEGEDEPVASGGPDPIVALGQQALQAIVPPAANVAGIWWAIDESNRRLRVQLTVVGNLVELQTDPFPVGWYPEWQTYANGMRGQGLVVNEVRYHGRGVLGNVMGVPRIEMPYQALTGDGRGPLDTGSVVLNASADGRELTGTFWSNGQQAESPLRLVRQP from the coding sequence ATGAACCGTATCTTCATCAGCTACCGCGCGTCCGACGGCAAGAAGGACGCCGACCGCTTGTGCGCCGACCTCAGCCGCCTCTACGGCGAAGACCAGGTGTTCTTCGACAAGCAAGACCTGCGAGGAGGCACCTCGTGGCGCAGTGCGATCATGGCCGCGCTGGGCAACAAACCGGTGGTGCTGCTGCTCTTCACACCCGACCTGCTGGGCATGCAGCACCCCGAGGGCGGGCGGCGCATCGACCACGAGGACGACCCGATCCGCGGGGAGATCCTCACCGCGCATCAACATGGCGCGATCGTCATTCCGCTCTTCACCGAAGGCATGACGGTCCCCAGCAACGCCGAACTGCCCGAGCCGCTGCGGTTTCTGAAAGAGGCCCATGCCCTGAAGCTGCGCACCGAAGACTGGGCCACCGACCTGGCGCGCATCGTGGCCGACCTGCGCAGCCACGGCATCGCCCCGAAGCGCGACGCCGCCGACGAGCAGGACAAGCCCAAGCGCACCATGGGCCAGCGCATGCAACGCAGCCTCATGTGGGTGGGCGCCTTCTTCGTCGGACTGTTCGTGCTGGGCCTGCTGGTCTCGGCATTCGAAGGCGAGGACGAACCGGTGGCCAGCGGCGGCCCGGACCCGATCGTCGCCCTGGGGCAGCAGGCGCTGCAGGCCATCGTGCCGCCCGCGGCCAACGTGGCGGGCATCTGGTGGGCGATCGACGAATCCAACCGGCGCCTGCGCGTGCAGCTCACGGTGGTCGGCAACCTGGTGGAATTGCAGACCGACCCCTTTCCCGTAGGCTGGTACCCCGAATGGCAGACCTATGCCAACGGCATGCGCGGCCAGGGCCTGGTGGTCAACGAGGTGCGCTACCACGGCCGTGGCGTGCTTGGCAATGTGATGGGCGTGCCACGCATCGAGATGCCGTACCAGGCCCTCACGGGCGATGGCCGCGGTCCGCTGGACACCGGCAGCGTCGTGCTCAACGCCAGCGCCGACGGGCGCGAACTCACCGGCACGTTCTGGAGCAACGGGCAGCAGGCCGAATCGCCCCTGCGGTTGGTGCGCCAGCCCTGA